GTTGTTGGCTCATTCAGTTTGATCAGGAGATCTCCCCGGAAATCAACGTCCACGTGCATGCCCTGGCGGCGGCGCTGGCGCAAGCGAAGCATGGATGGCTGCGGGAGATCGTCCCCACCTACTGCGCCTTGGCCGTCTATTACGATCCCATGCAAATCGACGCCCACGATGTCGAATGCTACCTCTGGGCGGAACTGGCGCTGCTGAATGAAAGGGGCAGCACCATGTCCTTGACCTGGGAGGTGCCTGTGCTCTACGGTGGGGAATGGGGACCTGATCTGGCGTCATTGGCGCTGCGCAGCGGTCTGAAAACAGATGAGGTGATCGCCCTTCACGCAGGGAGAAGCTATCACCTGTACATGCTCGGGTTTGTGCCGGGATTTTGCTACCTCGGGAAAGTCCCCTCCAAGATCGCGGCGCCACGCCACGCCAAACCGAGAAAGGCTGTGCCTGCCGGTTCGGTCGGCATTGCCGGCGAGCAGACCGGCATCTATCCCATCGAAGCGCCGGGCGGTTGGCAGATCATCGGTCGTACGCCGGTGACCCTCTACGATCCGCGCAGGGAATCCCCTGTGCTCATGCGTCCCGGCGACCGGGTTCGCTTTCGTCCCATCGATCTCGCCACCTACCACATGTTGAACCAAAAGAGCAAATCGGGCTGGCAACTGACGCCGGTGGAGGGGACGAGCAACGTTGACAGTACAGGTCATCAAGGGCGGCTTATTAACCACCGTTCAAGATATGGGGCGTCATGGGCACCAGGCATTCGGGATGCCCGTCGCCGGAGCCATGGACACCTTTTCCTTGCAAGCAGCCAATCTGCTGGTCGGCAATGATCCGAGCGCGGCGGCCTTAGAGATTACACTGGTCGGGCCGCAGCTTCGCTTTTTATCGACGGCGATTATCGCCGTCACCGGCGGCGATTTATCTCCCGTAGTGGATGGTAATCCCCTGCCCATGTGGGAAAACGTGCTGATCGAAGCGGGCAGTCTGCTGACTTTCGGCGCACCGCGCAGCGGATGCCGGGCCTATCTGGCCGTGGATGGCGGATGGGCCGTCGAGCCAGTCATGGGCAGCCGCTCAACCTATTTGAGAGGTCAGATCGGGGGCTACCAGGGCCGGGCGCTAAAAGATGGCGATACGCTTCCACACCACCGGGGAAAGGATTTCAACCAAATCGGTTATCGCGTTATGCAGGCGGAGTGGGTCCCCCGCTACAGGGCAGCTGTCTCCGTCCGGGCGATCGAGGGTCCCCAGGTTGACGTTTTTTCTGCCGCCATGCGGGAGCGCTTTTTCACAGCCGATTTCTGCGTCTCCCTTCTATCGGATCGGATGGGCTATCGATTGGAAGGTCCGTCGATTCAAGCCGTTATGGGAAAAGAGATGATCTCTGACGCCACCGCTCTGGGAGCGGTGCAGGTTCCACCCGACGGTCAGCCCATCGTGCTGATGGCCGATCGGCAGACCACCGGCGGCTATCCCAAGATCGCCACCGTCATCACCGCCGACATCCCCCTGCTGGCCCAGGCGCAGGCTGGCCACCGGATCCGCTTCGTCCCTTGTACCCTTGGCGAGGCGCGGGCCGCGCTGCGCCAGCAGGCAGAAGTCCTTCGTTCACGCATCATTGCGCGGCGACCGTCGCCGGCGGAGGTGTCTTAATCGATGCGGATCGACCTCAACTGTGATATCGGCGAAAGTTATGGCGCCTACCGGATCGGCTGTGACGACGAGATGATCGCCATCGCCTCATCCGTCAACATCGCCTGCGGCTTTCACGGCGGCGATCCCGACGTGATGGCGGTCACGGTGGAACGGGCCTTGCAGTCCGGCGCAGCCATTGGCGCCCATCCCGGCTTTCCCGACCTGGCCGGCTTCGGCCGCCGGGAGATGCGCCTCCAGCCGTCTGAGGTGACCAACCTGATCATCTACCAGATCGGTGCGTTGCAGGCATTCGTGCAGGCCGCCGGCGGAAGGCTCCACCATGTCAAACCACATGGCGCCCTTTACAACATGGCTGCTGTCGATGACGAACTGGCGGCGGCGGTCGCGCTGGCCGTAAAAAGAGTCGATCCGAAACTCGTTCTCTACGCCCTCACCGGCTCCCGCCTTGTTGAAACGGCAAGAAGGCTAGGGCTGACGGTGGCGCGGGAGGCTTTCGTCGACCGGGCGTACCGAGCCGATGGCACACTGGCGCCCCGCAACCTCTCCGGCGCGGTGATCACTGATCCGGTGACGGCTGGCGCGCGGGCGGTGACGATGGTGAAGACCGGTTGCATTCCATCGATAGACGGCGACCCGATCCGAATTGACGCGGACACGCTCTGCCTGCACGGCGACAACCCGGCCGCCGCCGCCATAGCCAAGGCGGTGCGGGCTTCCTTGGAAACAGCGGGGATTGCCGTGAAGGCAGGCTTCGGAACGACATGAGCATGCAAGAATACTGAATGCAATATATTGACACAAATAGGACAACCGCCTAAAGAAAAGTTGGGGAACAAAACAGATATATGAAAACATGCGAAAGAGAGAGAGAAGAAGAGATAATCGAACCTTGAGTGGTCTGTTTAATCCATTTTGCCCGTTTTTGATGAGTGACAGGATAAGAAAACGGGTTTATGTTTATACCATAACTCAACGGACTCCCTTGCACAGTGGCATAGACGCCATTTTGAAGTGAAAGCTTCAAAATGGCGTTTTTCATTTTTACCCTTGTTTTTCTAAGAACGCGAAAAGGGGGATTCGAGAGAGATGAAGGCAACTGCCCAGGAGGGCAAACCCTCTTTAGAGCGCGCCGCCATGATGCTTGCCATGAGTGAGACGAGAGAAAAAGAATACCGCCTTCGCCAGTACTACGGGGAAGAGATGGGACTGGCCTGCGTCGTCACCGAAGTGGGGGGCACCGTCAGCGCCTTGCAGAGCACCGGCAAACTGACGAATTCCGTCATCGCCGCCGCCATTAACGCCAAAGTCATCGAGGGAAAACCGGAGTCCGTCCACGCCGTGCTCCACGCCACCGTCGATGCGATGAAAGGGATTTTCCTCGAAACAGCCAACAACGCCAGCCTAGCCTTGAAAATCAGCGTCATCTCCGACGGCAGATGGGTGGCCGTCGGGATCTTCGGAAAGTCTTCCGTCCATCCTCTTACCGAACACAGCCGGGTTGGGCTGGGATACATGCACCTCTAGAAGTGAGGAACCTTTTTCAGCCATATGGAGATGTTGACCCCAGCGGGTCAAATAAGCGGAGAGCGTGTCATTCGCAGAGTGAGAGTTTCGCAGACATAGCGTAGCGCACAACTTCATAGGAAAATGGGCGCCAACCCTTATGCGGGGCTGGAGTGTTTACAGCGGATTAGAGAGCCTTTGGTTAACAAAACCAGGGGCTCTTTCTGTTTCTCCGGCGGGAGTGTTTTTTCCTGACCACGTAAGGAGGTGATGCCCTCGGTTTCCTTGAGGGTTCCCCACACCATCACTACCCCCCAAACAAAAAAGAGGAGGCGTTGATTCCATGAAAATGATCCGTGCCATCATCCGGCCGGAAAAAGCCGAAGTCGTCGCGGAAGCCCTGGCCCAAGAGGGCTTAACCTCTCTCACGAAAATGCACGTCTTCGGTCGCGGCAAATCGAAAGGGATGCGCATTGGCGATGTGGTCTATGACGAATTCCCCAAAACGATGCTCCTGATGGTCGTCGATGATGAAAATGTCGAGAAAGCCGTCGATGTGATCATCGAAGCCGGCAAAACCGGTTCCATGGGTGACGGCAAGATTTTCGTCACCCCGGTGGAAGAAGCCTACACCGTACGTACGGGGGCAAGGGGGTTGTAATTTTATGAAGGAAATCGTCGCCTTCATCCGGCGCCACCAGCTGCCGGCCACGAAAAAGGCCCTGGAAGAGGCCGGTTTCCCGGCCCTCACCATCCAGAGCGTTGAAGGCCGGGGAAGACAAAAGGGCATCGGCGGTTGGGCCGCCGAGGTCGATCCGGAACTGAACAAGTTCACCTCTACGGCCCTGCAGAGCATGGAGCCGGAGATCAAATGGATTCCCAAGCGCATGCTGACCATCATCGTCCAGGACGATCAGGTCTCGGCAGCGGTGGACGCCATCGTGGCGGCCAACAAGACCGGTCATATCGGCGACGGCAAAATCTTTGTTTGCCCCCTGCAAGAAGTGGTCCGCGTGCGGACCCAAGAGCGGGGTTGCGACGCCGTCATCTAATCTCATCCACGGAAGACTGAAGGAGGAATTCCCATGCGGCAGATCGCCATTTACGGAAAAGGTGGCATCGGCAAGTCCACCACCACGCAAAACACCGTTTCCGCTTTGGCGGAGATGGGCAAAAAGGTCATGATCGTCGGCTGCGACCCCAAAGCTGACTCGACCCGTCTGATCCTGCACTCCAAAGCCCAGGCCACTGTCATGGACCTGGCCCGTGAAAAAGGCACCGTCGAAGACCTCGAACTGGAAGACGTGCTCCTCACCGGCTTCGCCGACATCCGCTGCGCCGAGTCGGGCGGTCCGGAACCGGGCGTTGGCTGCGCCGGCCGCGGCGTCATCACCGCCATCAACTTCCTCGAAGAAAACGGCGCCTACACCCCTGACCTCGACTATGTCTTCTATGACGTTCTCGGCGACGTTGTCTGCGGCGGTTTCGCGATGCCGATTCGCGAGAACAAAGCCCAAGAGATCTACATCGTCACCTCCGGCGAAATGATGGCCATGTACGCCGCCAACAACATCGCCCGCGGCATTCTCAAGTACGCCTCCTCCGGCAAAGTCCGTCTCGGCGGCCTGATCTGCAACAGCCGGAAGGTAGACAAGGAATACGAACTGATCGACGAGTTGGCCACCCGTCTGGGCACCCAGATGATCCACTTCCTGCCCCGCGACAACCAAGTCCAGCGGGCCGAGCTGCGCCGGATGACCGTCATCGAGTACTCCCCCGATCATCCGCAAGCGGACGAATACCGCGCGCTGGCCAAGAAAATCGACGAAAACAAAAAACTCGTCATTCCCACGCCGCTTACCATGGACGAACTGGAAGACCTGCTCATCCAGTACGGCATCCTGGAAGACGAGGAAACGGCGGCCGCCAAGCTCGGCTAAGACCACATCAACGCAGCGAATTTCTCGACCATCTACATCGCCTTCACTGCGCCAGAATACGCAGAAAGCTACTTTTTTTACAAACCCTGACATCTCTTCTCGATGACCGGCAACGTCCTCCGAATGCTACTTACGCGACGAAAACACCCAATTTTAGAAAGGAAAGAGGTGTAGCTTCATGGCTGAACAGCAAGATCCGAAGGGTTATGCCAGCAGAGAGATGGTCGACGAGGTCCTCTCTGTCTATCCCGAAAAAGCTCAGAAGATGCGCGCCAAGCACATCACCGTCAAGGAAGAGGGCTGCGCCTCCTGCTCGATTCGCTCCAACTCCAAGACAGTCCCCGGCCTGATGACTGCCCGCGGTTGCGCCTACGCCGGCGCCAAAGGCGTCGTCTTCGGACCGGTGAAAGATATGGTGCACATCTCCCACGGACCTGTTGGCTGCGGCTACTACTCCTGGGGCAACCGCCGGAACCTGGCGGAAGGCACCCTGGGCGTCGATAACTTCGTTCCCTTCCAGTTCACCTCCGACTTCAGCGAAGGCGACATCGTCTACGGCGGCGACAAGAAGCTGGAGCAACTCTGCCGGGAAGTCAAAGAACTCTTCCCGACCGTCAAAGGCATCTCCGTCATGTCTGAGTGCCCCGTCGGCCTCATCGGCGACGACATCGAGAGCGTCTCCAAGCGGATGAGCAAGGAACTGGGCATCCCCATTGTCCCGGTTCGCTGCGAAGGCTTCCGCGGCATCAGCCAATCCCTCGGCCACCACATCGCCAACGACGCGGTGCGCGACCACCTGTTGGCCAAAAAAGAACGTCCCGATCCCGGTCCCTATGACGTCTCCCTCATCGGCGACTACAACATCGGCGGCGACGCCTGGGCCTCCATCAAGATCCTCGAAGAGATGGGCCTGAAGGTCCGCAACACCTGGACCGGCGACTCCACCGTCGAGATGCTGCAAACGGCCCACCAGGTGAAGCTGAACCTCATCCACTGCTACCGCAGCATGAACTACATCTGCAAGCACATGGAAGAGGAATACGGGATTCCCTGGATGGAGTTCAACTTCTTCGGTCCCACCAAGATCAAAGAATCGATCCGCAAAATCGCCGCTTTCTTCGACGAGACCATCCAAGAGAAAGCGGAAGCGGTCATCGCCAAGTACGACCCCCTCATGCAAGCCGTCATCGAAAAGTACCGCCCACGCCTCGAAGGCAAAAAGGTCATGCTCTACGTCGGCGGCCTCCGTCCCCGCCACGTCATCGGCGCCTACGAAGACCTGGGCATGGAAGTCGTCGGCACCGGTTACGAGTTCGCCCACAAGGACGACTATGACCGCACCTTCCCCATGATGGGCGACAACACCGTCATCTATGACGACGTGACCGCCTTCGAGTTTGAAGAGTTCGTCAACCGCATGCGGCCCGACCTGATCGGCTCCGGGATCAAGGAAAAGTACGTCTTTGAAAAGATGGGCTACCCCTTCCGCCAGATGCACTCTTGGGATTACTCCGGTCCCTACCACGCCTATGACGGGTTCCCCATCTTCGCCCGTGACATGGACATCGCCCTGAGCAGCCCCACCTGGGGACTGGCCAAGGCGCCCTGGAAAAAAGAAGCGAAGGAGGTGCGCAAATGAGTGAGAACACCTGCGCCTGCACGCAATCCAAAGAAGAAATGGCCGAATGGCTGAATTCGCCGGAATACCGGGAGATGAACTTCAACCGCAAAGCCCTTTCCATCAACCCCTCCAAAGCCTGTCAGCCCCTCGGCGCCCTCCTTTGCGCCCTCGGAATCGATGGCTGCCTCCCCTTCGTCCACGGTTCGCAAGGCTGCGCCGCTTACTTCCGCAACACCCTGAACCGTCACCTGCGCGAGCCTGTTCCCACCGTCTCCGACTCGATGACAGAAGACTCGGCCGTCTTCGGCGGTCAAGCCAACCTGATCGAAGGCCTGAAAAACGCCTACCAGGTCTATAAGCCCCAGATGATCGGCGTCTTCACCTCCTGCATGGCCGAGGTTATCGGCGACGACCTGAATGCCTTCATCGCCAACGCCCGCAACGCCGGTTCGGTGCCCCAGGATTTCCCCATCGCCTTCGCCCAGACGCCCTCCTTCGTGGGCTCCCACATCACCGGTTGGGACAACATGTTCAAAGCCCTGCTCCAATCCCTGGCTGACCCGCGCCATGGCAGATGGACCAACGGCCGCCTGTACGTCGTTCCCGGCTTTGACGCCTACCCCGGCAACCTGCGTGAATACAAGCGCCTCGTGTCGGCCATGGGCATCCCCATGACGATGCTGCCCGACGCCACCGAAGCCATGGATTCGCCCCACACCGGCGAGTACCAGATCTACCCCGGCGGCACGCCCATGTCTGAACTGGCGGACGCGCTGAACGCCTCCGGCTTCATCTTCATGCAGCGCTACTCCACCGTCGGCAGCTACAAGTTCGTCAAAAACGTTCAGAAGATCAACACCGAAGTGGTCACCATGCCCATCGGCATCAACAACACCGACAAGTTCCTGATGGCCCTCCAGGAGATGACCGGCAAGCCGATCCCGGCGGAACTGGAAAAAGAGCGCGGCCGCGCCGTCGACTCGGCCACCGACGCTCACCAGTACATCCATGGCAAGCGCTTCGCCATGTTCGGCGACCCCGACCTGCTCCTCGGCCTCACCGGCTTCCTGCTCGAAATGGGCGGCATCCCTGCCCACATCGTCTGTACCAACGGCACCGAGCAATTCCGCAAGGACATCCAGGCGGTGCTCGACGCCAGCCCCTTCGGCAAGGACTGCGGCGTGCACGTCGGCCGCGACCTCTGGCATATGCGCTCCTTGCTGATGACGGAGCCCGTCGACATGCTGATCGGCGACTCCCACGGCAAGTTCGACGCCAAGGACGCCAACATCCCCTTGGTCCGTATCGGCTTCCCGATCATGGACCGCGTCAACCTGCACCGCAGCCCCATCGTCGGCTACCAGGGCGCCATCAACCTGGTCACCATGATCGCCAACACCTTCATGGACCAAGTCGACCGGACCTGCCCGGACCGTCTCTTCGAACTGATGCGCTAATCCGGCGTTACGCCGCAGTGGAAGGATGGAAAAAGCTCCGGTGGCGGGAAGCCGCCACCGGAGGCGTTCCCCTCCTTTCGGCAATCGTTAAAGAACCTTCTGGATTCGCTGCAACGAAGTGAAAACCAGAAACCAGCCTGAGAAAAAGTGGAATAGGGGGTGCCGCCGGTGTTTGTCAATCTGTCCAAGTTAAACCTGCGCGAGGAATGTCCTCTCACCGACAAGGGCGCGCCCAAGCTCTGCATGAAAGCGCTGCCTGGGGAAGGCGCCGAGCGCTCCTGCGCTTT
The nucleotide sequence above comes from Heliomicrobium undosum. Encoded proteins:
- the pxpB gene encoding 5-oxoprolinase subunit PxpB, producing MENRTKEQKCRLVPMGDSCWLIQFDQEISPEINVHVHALAAALAQAKHGWLREIVPTYCALAVYYDPMQIDAHDVECYLWAELALLNERGSTMSLTWEVPVLYGGEWGPDLASLALRSGLKTDEVIALHAGRSYHLYMLGFVPGFCYLGKVPSKIAAPRHAKPRKAVPAGSVGIAGEQTGIYPIEAPGGWQIIGRTPVTLYDPRRESPVLMRPGDRVRFRPIDLATYHMLNQKSKSGWQLTPVEGTSNVDSTGHQGRLINHRSRYGASWAPGIRDARRRSHGHLFLASSQSAGRQ
- a CDS encoding 5-oxoprolinase subunit C family protein, whose amino-acid sequence is MGRHGHQAFGMPVAGAMDTFSLQAANLLVGNDPSAAALEITLVGPQLRFLSTAIIAVTGGDLSPVVDGNPLPMWENVLIEAGSLLTFGAPRSGCRAYLAVDGGWAVEPVMGSRSTYLRGQIGGYQGRALKDGDTLPHHRGKDFNQIGYRVMQAEWVPRYRAAVSVRAIEGPQVDVFSAAMRERFFTADFCVSLLSDRMGYRLEGPSIQAVMGKEMISDATALGAVQVPPDGQPIVLMADRQTTGGYPKIATVITADIPLLAQAQAGHRIRFVPCTLGEARAALRQQAEVLRSRIIARRPSPAEVS
- a CDS encoding LamB/YcsF family protein; protein product: MRIDLNCDIGESYGAYRIGCDDEMIAIASSVNIACGFHGGDPDVMAVTVERALQSGAAIGAHPGFPDLAGFGRREMRLQPSEVTNLIIYQIGALQAFVQAAGGRLHHVKPHGALYNMAAVDDELAAAVALAVKRVDPKLVLYALTGSRLVETARRLGLTVAREAFVDRAYRADGTLAPRNLSGAVITDPVTAGARAVTMVKTGCIPSIDGDPIRIDADTLCLHGDNPAAAAIAKAVRASLETAGIAVKAGFGTT
- a CDS encoding HutP family protein — its product is MKATAQEGKPSLERAAMMLAMSETREKEYRLRQYYGEEMGLACVVTEVGGTVSALQSTGKLTNSVIAAAINAKVIEGKPESVHAVLHATVDAMKGIFLETANNASLALKISVISDGRWVAVGIFGKSSVHPLTEHSRVGLGYMHL
- a CDS encoding P-II family nitrogen regulator yields the protein MKMIRAIIRPEKAEVVAEALAQEGLTSLTKMHVFGRGKSKGMRIGDVVYDEFPKTMLLMVVDDENVEKAVDVIIEAGKTGSMGDGKIFVTPVEEAYTVRTGARGL
- a CDS encoding P-II family nitrogen regulator — translated: MKEIVAFIRRHQLPATKKALEEAGFPALTIQSVEGRGRQKGIGGWAAEVDPELNKFTSTALQSMEPEIKWIPKRMLTIIVQDDQVSAAVDAIVAANKTGHIGDGKIFVCPLQEVVRVRTQERGCDAVI
- the nifH gene encoding nitrogenase iron protein translates to MRQIAIYGKGGIGKSTTTQNTVSALAEMGKKVMIVGCDPKADSTRLILHSKAQATVMDLAREKGTVEDLELEDVLLTGFADIRCAESGGPEPGVGCAGRGVITAINFLEENGAYTPDLDYVFYDVLGDVVCGGFAMPIRENKAQEIYIVTSGEMMAMYAANNIARGILKYASSGKVRLGGLICNSRKVDKEYELIDELATRLGTQMIHFLPRDNQVQRAELRRMTVIEYSPDHPQADEYRALAKKIDENKKLVIPTPLTMDELEDLLIQYGILEDEETAAAKLG
- the nifD gene encoding nitrogenase molybdenum-iron protein alpha chain, encoding MAEQQDPKGYASREMVDEVLSVYPEKAQKMRAKHITVKEEGCASCSIRSNSKTVPGLMTARGCAYAGAKGVVFGPVKDMVHISHGPVGCGYYSWGNRRNLAEGTLGVDNFVPFQFTSDFSEGDIVYGGDKKLEQLCREVKELFPTVKGISVMSECPVGLIGDDIESVSKRMSKELGIPIVPVRCEGFRGISQSLGHHIANDAVRDHLLAKKERPDPGPYDVSLIGDYNIGGDAWASIKILEEMGLKVRNTWTGDSTVEMLQTAHQVKLNLIHCYRSMNYICKHMEEEYGIPWMEFNFFGPTKIKESIRKIAAFFDETIQEKAEAVIAKYDPLMQAVIEKYRPRLEGKKVMLYVGGLRPRHVIGAYEDLGMEVVGTGYEFAHKDDYDRTFPMMGDNTVIYDDVTAFEFEEFVNRMRPDLIGSGIKEKYVFEKMGYPFRQMHSWDYSGPYHAYDGFPIFARDMDIALSSPTWGLAKAPWKKEAKEVRK
- the nifK gene encoding nitrogenase molybdenum-iron protein subunit beta → MSENTCACTQSKEEMAEWLNSPEYREMNFNRKALSINPSKACQPLGALLCALGIDGCLPFVHGSQGCAAYFRNTLNRHLREPVPTVSDSMTEDSAVFGGQANLIEGLKNAYQVYKPQMIGVFTSCMAEVIGDDLNAFIANARNAGSVPQDFPIAFAQTPSFVGSHITGWDNMFKALLQSLADPRHGRWTNGRLYVVPGFDAYPGNLREYKRLVSAMGIPMTMLPDATEAMDSPHTGEYQIYPGGTPMSELADALNASGFIFMQRYSTVGSYKFVKNVQKINTEVVTMPIGINNTDKFLMALQEMTGKPIPAELEKERGRAVDSATDAHQYIHGKRFAMFGDPDLLLGLTGFLLEMGGIPAHIVCTNGTEQFRKDIQAVLDASPFGKDCGVHVGRDLWHMRSLLMTEPVDMLIGDSHGKFDAKDANIPLVRIGFPIMDRVNLHRSPIVGYQGAINLVTMIANTFMDQVDRTCPDRLFELMR